CCCTCAAGCGCCTCACGGACGACGGCAGCCTGAAGAAGTTCGAAACCACCTGGTTCGGCGAAACCGCCAAGTAGCCCCGAACCGCACCTAGCAACGAGCGGGCCCCAGCGCATACAGCCCTGGCGCCTGAACAGCCCTGAGAATGACGCAGCAGGGGCCCTGGACGGGCTGCACCGCAGTCCGTCCGGGGCCCCTGCCACGCAAACGAATGTGAGCACCCCATGGCAATGACCGCACGTCAACGCGCCAGAGTAAGCCTGTATGTCCAGGCCGGAATCTTTGTTGTGGCCGTCGCCGCGCTGATCCTGGCCACCGACTGGAAGACCATCGGCAACAGCGTCTTCAACTTTGGCAAGATCGGACCGATGTTCCCGGGTATCTTCCTGGTGGGCCTGAAAAACACCCTGATCTATACGGTCCTCGGCTTCATCGTGGGCCTCTCCGGCGGCCTGCTGCTGGCCCTGATGAAGCTCTCCAGCTTCCCTCTCTACCGGTGGATCGCCACCGGCTACATTGAGTTCTTCCGCGGCGTTCCCGCCCTGCTGGTGTTCATCGCCTTCGGCTATGGCGTTCCCTTGGCCTTTGGCGTCCAGTGGAACGTCACCGTGATCGTGATGGTTTCCCTGGGCATGGTTGCCGCGGCGTACATCGCCGAAACCCTCCGCGCCGGCCTCCAGGCCGTACCGAAGGGCCAGATGGAAGCGGCCCGGTCGTTGGGCATGCCCCAGTGGCGGGCCATGGTCACCATCGTCATCCCGCAGGCCTTCAAGATTGTCCTGCCGCCGCTGACCAACGAGGTCATCCTGCTCACCAAGGACTCCTCCCTGATCTACGTCCTGGGCCTCACCGCATCCCAGTACGAGCTCACCAAATTCGGCCGCGACGGCATCTCGAGCCTCGGTGCGGGCCTGACGCCGCTCCTGGTGGCCGGCGCCTTCTACCTGGTGATCACCATCCCCCTGAGCTTCCTGGCCCGGAAGTTCGAAAGCCGCACCGCGCGGAACAATCGATAGGCAGGGAAGACCATGAACGACGTCGTAAATTCCTCCGCCGGCACCATCCACGCCGCCGGCGTCTCCATCAAGGACCTGCGCAAGGCCTACGGCTCCAACGAGGTCCTCAAGGGCATCAGCCTGAATGTGGCGCCGGGCGAAGTGGTGTGCCTGATCGGGCCCTCCGGCTCCGGCAAGTCCACCCTGCTCCGCTGCGTGAACCTGCTGGAACAGCCCAACCAGGGCAGCATCCACGTGGGCGGCTACGAGGCCACGGACCCGGATGTGGACATCGACAAAATGCGCCGCAAAGTGGGCATGGTGTTCCAGCAGTTCAACCTTTTTCCGCACCTGGACGCCAAGCGCAACTGCTCCATCGCACAAACGAAGGTCCTCAAGCGCTCCCAGGCCGAGGCGGACAAGGTGTCCATGCACAACCTTGAGCGCGTAGGCCTGGGACACCTCGCGGACCGTTTCCCTGACCAGCTCTCCGGCGGCCAGCAGCAGCGTGTGGCTATTGCCCGGGCGCTCAGCATGGACCCGGAGCTGATGCTCTTCGACGAGCCCACCTCCGCGCTGGACCCTGAGACCGTGGGCGATGTCCTCTCCGTCATGCGGAACCTCGCGAAGGAAGGCATGACCATGCTGGTGGTGACCCACGAAATGGGCTTCGCACGCGAGGTGGCGGACCGCGTGGTGTTCATGGACGGCGGCGTTGTGGTGGAGGAAGGCGCGGCCGAGCATGTCATTTCCGCCCCCACCCAGCCCCGCACCAAGGAGTTCCTGCGCCGCGTCCTCGATCCGACGCATATCGGCCTCGAGGAGTAGCGCGTTTCGCGCCCCCAAAGGACAGCCGCTATCCGGCCCCGGATGGCGGCTGTCCTTTTCGGGCGCGGACACCCGGAATGGTGGCGCGAAGCGGTAGCCTGGGCACCCCCTCGGCGATGAGGAAGGCGGCAAAAGTCTCCGCATCCCGCAACTCAGCCCATGTCCACCGGACAACCCTCCGTCCAGTTGCGCGGATCCGGTCCTCCCTCTTCTTCTCGGCAATCACCACCTCGGAGGGAGTGCGGCCGCGCAGAAACTCCGGTTTCTGGTACTTGACGAGGCCATCAAACTCGCCTGCTATCCTTTCGGCGCCCCATTCGAAGTCGAGGTAGGCCACAAAGCCTTTCCTGTCCACCACCCCGCGCTGAAGCAAGGGGATGGGAAATCCCCCGAGGAACATGTAGGCGCGACTCAAGGATTCACCCGGTGATCCGGAATTCGGGTCGGCGAAGTCCAGTGCGGTACCGATTCGCCTGGCCGCGGCCGCACTGTATCGTTCGCTTGCCATCAGCTTCAAAGAGTCTTTGTCCAGGGGTGGCAGGCCCGTAACGGCGTCCGGCTTGAGTACGTGGTCGAACGCAATCACGGCGTGCTCAAACGGCCGGAGAGCGCCCAAATCCAGGACAGTACGTTCCCTTGAAGTCACCAGGAGCCCTGTCCGCTCGCAGATCTCCGAACCACTCGCGCTGATGCGGTGGCGGCTGATCCCTGGCTTCGACCGGCCACCAGCCGGATCGTCGGTGCAGGCATGGACCACCTTCTGTGCCCCCAGGAGCGGGATGCGCCAAAGGGCCGCCGCCGATTCCAGGCAAAAAACGCTCCGCGTCCTCAGTGTGGTGGCCGTCGCCAGGATCAGCAGCGGATACCGGTCCCATGGCTTGAGGTCCCTCCAGACAGCCTCGGAAACATAGACGCCATGCCTGATCCGGCGCAGCTCCCCTGCTGCGCACTTCCGCGCAAGTTCCCGGGAGTCTTTGCCAAGGCGGGCATAATCGCTGCTGAGTATGAGTGCATTGGTGTCCATCCAGCCATGGTTGCGGGGCTTACACGCCGCCGTAATGCCCGATCACGTGTATGTGGATTAAGGTGGTGCGCCCGATTCGGATGACGGCTCCCGGGATCCCGGTGGCCGATGTCGGAACGGGTAGCGCAGATCCAATCCGGCCGCCGTCAGCGGGCCAGTACTCCCGCTACCGCCGCGGCCACGGCTTCCCTGATCCGTGCGTGCAGGCCGCGCAGGCCGTGCCGGTCCGTCCGGACCTCCACTATGGTGCGGCCTTCGATCGGCCGGGCAAGCGCCTCGGCGAGTCCCGCCGTCGTACCCACCACTGAATGCCCGACGCCGTACGCTGCGGCGAGTGCCGAAAGGTCCACTGTGTGCGGGGTGCCGAAGAGGCGTTCGACGGCGTCCCCGTAGGTTCCGGCCTCGCGCACCGCACCGTGCTCCAGCAGGTCGAAGATGGCACCGCCGGAGTCGTTGAGGACCACGATCCGGAGCTGCGGCTGTTCCTCCCCGGAGCCGAGGAACAGCCCTCCGGCGTCGTGAAGGAAGGTGATGTCCCCCAGCAGGACGGTTGTTTCCTGCCGGCCGCCAAGCGCTACGCCGGTGGCTGTGGAGATGGTGCCGTCAATGCCTGACAGCCCGCGGTTGGCATACACCGTGGCGGCCGGTTCGGGAGCGGGCAGCCCGGCCAGGTCCACGTCCCTGATTCCATTGGAAGATCCCAGCAGCAGTTGGCCGCCGCTGTGCTTCCAGACCAGCGATCCCACGGACAGGCCGGTGGCGGCGGCGTCAGCTGAAAGTATTCCGTCCAGGGCATGCTGCGCTGCCGAGCTGGCGAGGAGCCAGGTATCCAGCCATTCCGGTGCCCCGCGGCCCGCGAATTCCGCCAGGTCTGCAAGGTTCTCCAGCGGCAGCTCGGTGCGGCGGCCCGGCTCGAACCAGGCCACGGGAAGCGGCTGGTACAGGGCGGACGGAACTTCCGCGCGGGCCAGAAGGGCTGCCACCGGGCGGGACAGCGTGGGGCGGCCAAACAGCACCACGCGCTCAATCGGCATCGCGGACCCTGATCCGAAGTGCTCCAGCAGAAGCCGGTACGGCCCCGCGGCGTTCGGGCCGAAGCGGGCATTCGATGACGGCTCCGCCAGCAGCGGCAGGCCGTGGGCGCGGGCAAACGCCTCGGCGACGGGTCCGGCGTCGTGCCCTGCCAGGACCACCGTCCGCCGCTCGGGCAGCCCCGCTGACGCCGGCGGCAGGTTCATAATGAGGGGCTCGGTGCCGATCCGGTAGCGCTGCCGCTCGGCCGCCGGCGGGAGCGCCTCTTCCGGCGAGGGAACCAGCGGATCGCGGAAGGCGAGATTCAGCTGGACGGGGCCCGGCGGGAGCTCCGGGAAGGCGCCGGTGGCGGCGGACAGGCCGGTCCGGATGGCGCGCGCGGGGTCCGATCCGGCGGGGATGTCGGCGGCGAAGCGCACCTGATCGCCGAAGAGGTCCGGCTGGACGGTTGTCTGGTTGGCGCCCGTGCCGCGGAGCTCATCCGGGCGGTCCGCGGACAGGACCACCAAGGGAACCGCAGCGTGGTTGGCCTCCATGACGGCGGGCATCAGGTTTCCGACGGCGGTACCGGACGTCGTCAGCACGGCAGCGGGAGAGCCGGTGGCAAGTGCCAGGCCCAGGGCCGTGAACCCGGCAGAGCGCTCGTCGATGCGCACCAGCAGTTCCACCCGGCCCTCAGCTGAGGCTTCGGCCAGCGCGTATGCCATGGGAGCCGAACGGGAACCGGGCGAAACCACCACGTACTGCACGCCGCCGTCGATCAAAACCCCGACGGCGATCCTTGCCGCCGCGATGGCGCTGATGGAAGGGGCGTCCGGTGAACCTGTCTGGGAAGTGCCGGGGGCGGCATCGTTGTGCGAAGTCACCCGACCAGTCTGCCACCCCCACACCCTCTCTCACTTAATGCGCCTTTAACCCAAACGCTCTCCCACCTTTCGAACCCGGCGGGGCGAAAAGTGAGAGAGCGTTGGCCCAAAACCTGCAGGAAGTGCGAGAGCGTTGCAGGGCTGGAGGGGTCAGGCGTCGGTGCGGAACACCTGGATCACGGACGGGCGGGGTGCGCGTACCTGGCCGGGAGCCGGCGTCGTGCCTTCCGTGACGTAGTCCGGGAAGAAGGAAACCTGCTTCTCGAACGTGCCGTCCTCGCCCGGGTGCTGCACGGCGACGAACACGGTGCGCTCCTCATCGTGGATGATGGGGCCGCAGGTCTCGGCATCGCGCGGAACAGCCAGGAACTGCTCCACCTTCCCGCGCTCGGCTCCTTCCAAGGTGACCTTGAAGAGCCCGTCCGCGCGGCCGATGCCGGAGGGGGCGCCGTCGGTGGAAATCCAGAGGTTGCCCACGGAGTCGAACGCGAGGTTGTCCGGGCAGGAGATGGGCGAGACCTGGTCCACCGGGAAGCCGGAGAAGTAGGTGACGTCGCCCTGCTTGGGATCGCCGCAGACCATGAGCAGGTTCCAGGTGAAGGTGGTGGAGGTCTGGTCGCCGGTCTCGGTGATTTCCACGATGTGGCCATCGCGGTTCTGGTTGCGCGGGTTGACCTCGGTGGCGCCTTCGTTCGTTCCGGTGCCGCGGTTGGAGTTGTTGGTGCACGCCACGTAGACCTTGCCCGTGTGCAGGCTGGGCTGTACGTCCTCGGCGCGGTCCATCTTGGTGGGGCCAACCTTGTCGGCAGCCAGGCGGGTGTACACCAGGACCTCTTCGACGGACATGCCCGGAACAGCGGACTTTCCGTCTACAACCAGGGGCAGCCACTGGCCGATGCCGTCGAAGGCACCGTCCGAGGGGACGGCCCCGGTGCCGGTGATTTCAGCGGCCGGTGAGTTGCCCGTGAACTTGGCGACGTACAGGTTACCGGCGGACAGGAGGGTCATGTTGTGTTTGCGGTCGCCCTCAATGTACTTGTCCTTGGAAACGAACTTGTACAGGTAGTCGAAGCGCTCGTCGTCGCCGGAGTAGGCCACTACGTGACCGGACTCGGCGATGATGACGTTGGCACCCTCGTGCTTGAAGCGGCCCAGGGAGGAATGCTTCTTCGGGGTGGAGGTGGGATCGAAGGGGTCGACTTCCACGATCCATCCGAAGCGGTTGGCCTCGTTCTCGTAGCCGGGCTTGCGGGTGTCCCAGCGGTCCTCGTCCAGTTCCCACTTGCGGGCGGTTGGCTTGCTGGTGATGCCGTAGCGCTTGTCTCCGGCGGAAGTGCCGTTGCCGACAAAGTAGCCCTGGAAGTTTTCCTCACCGGAGAGGATGGTGCCCCAAGGGGTGGTTCCGCCGGCGCAGTTGCCCAGGGTGCCCTTGATGAAGCGGCCGTCCTTGTCCTCGACGGTCTTGACCAGTGCAGATCCTGCAGCAGGGCCGGTCAGTTCATAGACCGTGCTGTTCAGGTAGCGGCGGTTCAGTTCCGCGCCCTTGACGTAGGTCCACGGCTGGTTCTTGTTGTGGCGCTCCAGCTCCACAACGGACAGCCCGTGCGCAGCTGCTCCCACTTTGCGCTGCTGCTCGGCCGGCATGGCGGGAGGGAACATGATGGCGTCGTTGGTGTACTCGTGGTTGGAGAACAGAACGGCGCGGCGGCCCTTGCTGCCCGGGATCTCAAGGATGTCCGTGTAGTCGTTGTTGTAGCCGAACTGCCTTTCCTGGGCTGCAACCGTCTGGTTGTTCAGGTCCAGCTCCGGCGCGTCGTTGAAGATGGGGTCGCCCCAGCGGATGACCGGCTTCCAGGTGAAGCCTTCCGGCACGGTGACGGCGTCCACCATCGCATCAATCGAGGGAATGGCGGTGAACTGAAGCTTGGACTTGCCGAAGCCTTCCTTCGCTGCCTTGGAGAGGCCGGCGGCATGTGCGGAGTCCGGCGAGGTGACGGCGCTGCCGAGGACGACGGCGAGGGCACCGGCGGCGCCGAAGCCCAGGGCGGCGCGGCGGGACATGGTGGCGGAGGCGATGTCGCGGAAGTAGCTGTTGGAGCTGGTGTTGCAGACGTCGCCTGCGCAGGCGTTGTCGCACTTCAGGGCGCAGGTGACGGCGCTGCGCTTGCCCTTGGTGTGGCCGAGCATCGGCAGCAGGGTGAACTTGCGGGCAGTTTCAGACATGGTTGCCTTCCAAAAAAATCGATGCGGTGCCCTCACCTTGCCAGCCGGTTCCTACGGGCAGCCGTCAGCGAGGTGAACCGGAGGTAAACCCGCCGGTAACCCCCGATGACCTGCGCACATGCGAGAGCGTCAGCCCGAAAGGCGCGTTAAGTGAGAGAGCGTCAGCCCGAAAGGCGCGTTAAGTGAGAGAGCGTCAGCCCGAAAGGCGCGTTAAGTGAGAGAGCGTCGCGGTGGGCTAGCGGGCGGCCAGGAGCGCGTGGACGCGGGCGAGCCGGTCCAGCCACCAGTCCCGCCGTTCCGCGGAAGCCGCGTACCGCTCCAGCAGCCCGGCGTCGGCGGCGACGTCACGCAGGCGGATGGCGCCGTCGTCGGCCACTAACGGATCCGTGGTGACGTCCGATTCGAACAGGGACACCGTCCCCAGACCGCACGCATACGGCAGCTCCGGCAATGCGGCCGCCAGGGCCAGTCCGGCGCGGATGCCCACCGAGGTGTCCAGCGCGGAACTGACGACGGCGGGCAGCCCGGCCCGTGCCACGACGTCCAGGGCGCGCCGCACTCCCCCGAGCGGTGCCACCTTGACCACGATGAGGTCCGCCGCGCCGGCGCGGGCAACCCGCAGGGGGTCGGATTCCTTGCGGACGCTTTCGTCGGCCGCAATCAGCACCGGCGTTCCCGCCCCGCGGAGCGCGCGCCGCACCTGCGCCAGACCCTCAATCGTGGGCACCGGCTGCTCGGCGTATTCAAGCCCGACGACGGCCAGCCGGGTGAGTGCCTCGACGGCGGCCGGAACGTCCCAGCCGCCGTTGGCGTCCACCCGGACGGCAGCATCGGGGAGGGCGGAACGGACGGCGGCGAGGCGCGCGACGTCGTCGTCCAGCGTTTGTCCCTGTTCGGCCACCTTGACCTTGACCGCGTCCACCCGGCCGAAGCGTGCCAGAACGTCCGGCACGCGGTCCGCAGGTACGGCGGGAACCGTGGCGTTGACGGGGATCACCGAACGCAGCGGGGCGGGGAAGCCTTGCCAGCCGGCTTCAACGGCCGCGGCGAGCCAGCGGGAGGCCTCTGCGTCGCCGTACTCGGGGAACGGGCAGAACTCGCCCCAGCCGGCGGGGCCGTGCAGCAACAGGGACTCGCGCTCCATGATGCCGCGGAACTTGACCCGCATGGGCAGGCTCACGACGTGCGCGCCGGCCAGGAGTTCCGCTAAAGGGGGCACGGTGGGCAGCGGCGTGGGCATGGACCCACTGTACAAGCGGGCGCTAGATCCACCTGTTGTGGCGGAAGGTCCAGTAGAGCGCCAGCCCCATGGCAATCATCAGGCCGAGGGCAAACGGGTAGCCAAACACCCACTCGAGCTCCGGCATGGAACGGAAGTTCATGCCATAAATGGTTCCCACCAGCGTGGGCGCAAACAGGATGGCCGCCCAGGAGGAAATCCGCTTGACCTGCTCGCTCTGGGCAATGCTGGATTCGGTGAGGCGGCGCATCTCGTCATTCTGCCGCTGGGCCACCAGCGCGGCGTTCACGGCCAGCGCGTTCTGCAGCAGCACACGGAAGGATGCCACGCGTTCATTGAGCCGGAGCACGTGGTCCAGCACGTCGCGGAAGTGGTCCTGGAGTTCCGGATCGGGCTCCCGCTCCGGCGTCCCGGCCATCAGGACCTGGAGGATCCCTGCCAGCGGGCTGGTGGCGCGCTGGAACATGATGACCTGGCGGGAAAGCTCGTAAATGCGCCGGGAAACCTCCGGGTCCGCCCCGAAGAGGTCGTCCTCGATCTCGTCAATGTCGTTCTCGAGCCCCGCCGCCACGGGTTCGTACTCGTCCACCACCTGGTCCAGGATGCCGTAGAGGACCGCATCCGGGCCCAGGGCCAGGAAGTCCGGCATGGCTTCCATCCGGCGGCGCACCTTGGCCAGGTCCGGGGATTCGGCATGCCGGACGGTCACCACATAGTCGGCGCCGACAAAGACGTGGATCTCGCCGAAGTCCACCTTCTCCACGTCGTCCAGGTAGCGGGCCGGCCGCAGCACCAGGAAGACGCATTCGCCGTAATGCTCCAGTTTGGCTCGCTGGTGGCCGGCCAGGGCATCCTCGACGGCGAGCGCATTGAGGTCGAATTCCTCGGCCACCGACTGCAGTTCCCCGGGGTCCGGCCGGTAAAGGCCGATCCACGCCATCCCCTCGCGCTGGCGGAGCACAAAGTAGGTCTCGTCCAGGCTGGCGGGATCCTCCGTCCGCAGCCCGTCGACGTAGACGGCGTTGTCGATAATGGTCACGGCCGGCCTCCTGTGTCTAGGTGCGCTTCCGGCGGCTGCGCGCCGGTGCTGTCAACAAGCTTTCCTGCCGTCAGGCCGTCCCTGTTTCGCGGCGCCGCATCGCTGCCACGGCCACGGCGGCCGCGACCACGGCGATGGCCAGCATCCACCACGCTCCGCTCCAGTCCGTCGTCGAACCGCTGGGAACAGGGGTGTGGGTGAACGGCGAGAGGTCGCGGACGCTCTTGTCCAGGCCCACCAGTCCGCCGAAGATGCCCATCACCACGCCGGCCCCGAGGAGGGCCCAGCCCCCGGCGATGGTCGCGGCCGGCCAGATGACGAACACCAGCGCGGGGACGGCCAGGTAGATCAGTGCCGCCGGCAGCTGGGCCGCCGCGGTCTCCCATACGGCCTGCCCTTCCACGGATGTGTCGCCGGCCGCGGCCAGGGAAGCCCAGGCACCGAGGGCTGTCAGGGACAGGACCAGTACCACCGAGGCCATGCCCAGCAGGAGGTAGCTGGCCAGCCAATGCACGCGGCTGATGGGGGCGGCGAGCAGGAGTTCCGCCGTGCCGCCGGCCTCCTCCTGCCTCAGTCGCAGGACCGCCTGCAACCCGCAGGCGGCGGCCAGGATGCCGGCGATCGAGAACATCGCCGAGATCATCAGCTGGGTCAGTGACACACCCTGGGTTTGGAGGATGGCGCGCAGCGCAACAGTGATGTTGCTGCCGGCGGTCTCCGTTGACGCAATCGCCCTGCCCAGCGAACCGGCCAGCAGCCCCATGGTCAGCCCGCCGACGCCCCAGCCGGTGATCGAGCCAGCCTGCAGCCGGAGGGCAAGGGCGGTGGGGCTGCGCAGGCCGGGCCGGGCCGCCATCCGGCCGGGCAGCGCACCAAACACGCTCGCGCCGCTGTCCCGCCGTTCCAGGAGGACCCACGCCACGCCACCGGAGAAGACGGCCAGCCCCAGCGGCAGGAGCAGCGGCCACCAGCGGCCGCCGGTGAAGGCGAACGTCTGCTGGCCCCATCCGATCGGGGAGAACCAGCTGGCCGTTCCGGCGGTCATGGGGAGCCCGTCGGCGCTCGGCGTGCCGCCGGCATCGCCGATGCCCCGCAGGAGGTAGGCCAGCACAACCAAGGAAGCCGCGTAGCCGTTTGCGCCGCGGGAGGTCCCCATCAGCTGGGCGACGAAGAGCCCCACGCCCAAAAACGCGAGCCCGACGGCGCCTACGGAGGCTCCCGCCAGCAACGAACCGTCACGATCCAGCCCCGCCGCCAAGAATCCGCCGAACACCGCGAGCGCGACCAGGACATTGGCGCTGATGCCATGCATGACCGTGGCCACGGCAGGGGTCAGGCGACCGGCCGGGGTGGCTGCGATCAGCTCGGCGCTCCCGGTCTCCTCATCGGCCCGCGAGTGGCGCACGGCCAGGAAGGTGCTCATCAGGCCTGCCAGCAGCGCCAGGAAGGCGTAGATCAGGAAGAACATGAAGCCGCCAAGGCTTGCGTCGCGCGGCAGGCCGCGGAGCATGAGAATGGCCGGGGTGGCGATGGCCACCTGGAGGATCTCCGCCCGGCTGGACTCCTCGCCGTAGGTCTGTTGGATGGCGGAAGCAGCGAACAGCGTGAGGGCGCCCATGCCCAGCACCCAGGTGACCAGCTGCCAGCGGTCACGCCGCAGCCGCTGGCCCCACAGGATCCGGAGTTCGCGCATGTCAGCCACGGCCCCTCTCGCCAAGCAGGTGCCGCCGCCGGGCGTGCTCAGGGTGCTCTCCCCGTGCTTCAACTCCCTCCCCGCCGGCCCCCACCGAGGTGTCACCATAGTGGCGCAGGAACAGCTCCTCCAGGGACGGCGGCGTGATGATCAGCCCCTGGACCCCCAGTGCGCCAAGGAGCGGAAGCACCTCGGCGATCCGGTCGGAATCGGCACCAAACTTAACCCTGCCGCCGTCGGCCGTCAGGTCATGGACAACGCCCAGCTGGGCCAAGGAACCGGTGTCCACGCCGTCCGCGGCGAAGGAAACCTCGGACCGGGTCAGGTGGCGCAGCGACTCCAGCGTCCCGCCGTCCACCACCCTGCCGGAGCGGATGATGCTGACGCGGCGGCAAAGCACTTCCACCTCGGACAGGATATGGCTGGACAGCAGCACTGTCGCTCCGCGGTCGACGGCGGCCAGTACCTCCCGCCGGAAAACGGCCTCCATGAGCGGGTCAAGGCCGCTCGTGGGCTCGTCGAGGAGGTACAGCTCGGCGTCCGTGGCCAGGGCAGCAATCAGTGCAACCTTCTGCCGGTTGCCCTTGGAGTAGGCGCGGCCCTTCTTGCCGGGATCGAAGTCGAGAGCTTCACAAAGGCGGTCCTTGCGCTGCCGGTAGCCGCGGGCGTCGGTGGTGCCGCCGCGGAGGCGTGAGAGGAGGTCGATGGTCTCGCCGCCCGACAGGTTGGGCCAGAGCCGAATGTCGCCGGGAACGTACGCGAGGCGGCGGTGCAGCTCTACCGACTGTGTCCACGGATCGAGGCCCAGGACGGTAGCGGTGCCGGACGTGGCCTTGGCCAGGCCCAGCAGGACGCGGAGGGTGGTTGACTTGCCCGCACCGTTGGGGCCAAGGAACCCGTGGATCTCGCCGCGCTGGACCTCCAGATCGAGTCCGTCGAGGGCCCGCACCCGGCCAAAATGCTTGTGCAATTCAACAGTCTGGATGATGGACTCCATATTCCGGACACTACTCAGATTCACCCGTTTGTGAAGGGCCGAAAGTCGGTCCGCGGGTGCCGGGCAGCCTAGCAATGCATATCCATATGGATATATAATTACGGCATGGCACGGGCGGCAACAACGGCGGATGCGTTCAACGCGGTGGCGGAACCCCGCCGGCGCGAAATCCTGGACGCCCTGGCCGGCGGCGAACGGCCGGTCGGCGAGCTTGTTGACCTGCTCGGCCTGGCCCAGCCGCACGTGTCCCGGCACCTGCGGGTCCTGCGCGAAGTGGGCGCCGTCGTGGTCCGCGACGAAGGGCGGCAGCGGCTGTACCGGCTGGACCCGCAGGCACTGAGGCCAATCCACGACTGGGTTTCGGGTTACCAGCACCTCTGGAACGAGCGCTTCGAGCTGCTCGAAGACGTTCTTGGGGACCTTCAACAGGAAGACACGCAAGATTAGGGAGCAGGGCAATGGCACCAACAAACACCTTGGACATCAGCTTTCCCACCGACGAGGAAATCCTCATCACGCGCACGGTCAACGCACCACGGCATCTCGTCTACAGGGCCTGGACCACGTCGGAATTGGTCAGGAGGTGGTGGCCGGGCCGGCGCGGCGAAATGACGGTGGCGGACATGGACTTCAGGGTAGGCGGGGCCTGGCGGTACGTCATGGTGGCGCACGGGGAATTCGAGGTGGCCTTCCACGGGACGTACCGGGAGATCGTCCCGAACGAGCGGATCGTCCACACCGAGGTGATGGAGACCCCGGGCGCGCTGCCGGACAGTGAGGAGGGTGCGGTGGTCAACACGGTCACCTTCGAGGAGGCCGACGGCGGCGCCACCGTGGTGCGCATCCGCACCAACGCCGGCAGCAAGGAAGTCCGGGACAGGATCGCGAAGTCCGGCATGGAGGGCGGCGTGCGCGAGCAGTTCGAGATCATCGAGGAGCTGGCGGCTGCGCTGGGCTGACCTCCCACCCGCACTCCCAACTAGGTAGCGCTAAGTGTCGTTCTGGAGGGTCAAAACGACACTTGGCGCTACCTACTTGGGAGGGAGGCAACCCGCACTCCTGATCCTGTAACAGTTGTTACACTTCATGGTGTGACTTCCCTTGAACAGGTGCCCTGGCTGGTGATGCTCGTGCAGGTGCCCTCGGAGCCTTCGCGGCACCGGGTGGCGGTCTGGCGTGAGCTCCGGCGCTTCGGCGCGGTCCCCGTCGGGCAGGGCGCCTGGACGGCGCCCGACGTGCCGGCCTGCCGCGAGGGTGCGAAGAAGGCCAAGGAGCTGGCCGGCGCCGGAAACGGCGAAGTGCTCCTGCTCACCACCGCGCCGGCCGACGACGACGCCGCCAGGCTGCGTGAACTCTTCACTGCTGCACGCGCGGAGGAGTGGGCGGAATTCGTTGCCGACTGCGGCAAGTTCACCGACGAAATCGCGAAGGAAATCGCCAAGCGGAAATTCACGCTGGCCGAGCTTGAGGAGGAGGAGCAGAGCCTGGACCGGCTGCGCCGCTGGTTCCGCGCCCTCCGGACCAAGGACGTCTTCGGCAGCCCGGCTTCGGCGGGTGCCGAGCGGAAGCTCGGTGACTGCGCCGCCGCCCTGGACGGTTTTGCCGCCCTCGTCTACGGCGAGGTGCACTCGTGACTGCCGCCCGCACCGCTGCAGCCAAGGCCGCCAGCGTCTCCGCGCCCCTCTACGCCGCCGGGTTCGTGACGGCATTCGGTGCCCACAGCATCGCGGCGGGCCTGGGCGCGCAAAGCGGGAACATCGGCCTGACGCTGCTTAACTTGGGCATCCTCCTCGCCCTGTACGACGTTTCCGAGGTCTTCCTCAAGCCGGTCTTCGGCGCCCTGAGCGACAG
The Arthrobacter sp. PGP41 genome window above contains:
- a CDS encoding magnesium and cobalt transport protein CorA, producing MTIIDNAVYVDGLRTEDPASLDETYFVLRQREGMAWIGLYRPDPGELQSVAEEFDLNALAVEDALAGHQRAKLEHYGECVFLVLRPARYLDDVEKVDFGEIHVFVGADYVVTVRHAESPDLAKVRRRMEAMPDFLALGPDAVLYGILDQVVDEYEPVAAGLENDIDEIEDDLFGADPEVSRRIYELSRQVIMFQRATSPLAGILQVLMAGTPEREPDPELQDHFRDVLDHVLRLNERVASFRVLLQNALAVNAALVAQRQNDEMRRLTESSIAQSEQVKRISSWAAILFAPTLVGTIYGMNFRSMPELEWVFGYPFALGLMIAMGLALYWTFRHNRWI
- a CDS encoding PhoX family protein, with the translated sequence MSETARKFTLLPMLGHTKGKRSAVTCALKCDNACAGDVCNTSSNSYFRDIASATMSRRAALGFGAAGALAVVLGSAVTSPDSAHAAGLSKAAKEGFGKSKLQFTAIPSIDAMVDAVTVPEGFTWKPVIRWGDPIFNDAPELDLNNQTVAAQERQFGYNNDYTDILEIPGSKGRRAVLFSNHEYTNDAIMFPPAMPAEQQRKVGAAAHGLSVVELERHNKNQPWTYVKGAELNRRYLNSTVYELTGPAAGSALVKTVEDKDGRFIKGTLGNCAGGTTPWGTILSGEENFQGYFVGNGTSAGDKRYGITSKPTARKWELDEDRWDTRKPGYENEANRFGWIVEVDPFDPTSTPKKHSSLGRFKHEGANVIIAESGHVVAYSGDDERFDYLYKFVSKDKYIEGDRKHNMTLLSAGNLYVAKFTGNSPAAEITGTGAVPSDGAFDGIGQWLPLVVDGKSAVPGMSVEEVLVYTRLAADKVGPTKMDRAEDVQPSLHTGKVYVACTNNSNRGTGTNEGATEVNPRNQNRDGHIVEITETGDQTSTTFTWNLLMVCGDPKQGDVTYFSGFPVDQVSPISCPDNLAFDSVGNLWISTDGAPSGIGRADGLFKVTLEGAERGKVEQFLAVPRDAETCGPIIHDEERTVFVAVQHPGEDGTFEKQVSFFPDYVTEGTTPAPGQVRAPRPSVIQVFRTDA
- a CDS encoding ABC transporter permease, producing MRELRILWGQRLRRDRWQLVTWVLGMGALTLFAASAIQQTYGEESSRAEILQVAIATPAILMLRGLPRDASLGGFMFFLIYAFLALLAGLMSTFLAVRHSRADEETGSAELIAATPAGRLTPAVATVMHGISANVLVALAVFGGFLAAGLDRDGSLLAGASVGAVGLAFLGVGLFVAQLMGTSRGANGYAASLVVLAYLLRGIGDAGGTPSADGLPMTAGTASWFSPIGWGQQTFAFTGGRWWPLLLPLGLAVFSGGVAWVLLERRDSGASVFGALPGRMAARPGLRSPTALALRLQAGSITGWGVGGLTMGLLAGSLGRAIASTETAGSNITVALRAILQTQGVSLTQLMISAMFSIAGILAAACGLQAVLRLRQEEAGGTAELLLAAPISRVHWLASYLLLGMASVVLVLSLTALGAWASLAAAGDTSVEGQAVWETAAAQLPAALIYLAVPALVFVIWPAATIAGGWALLGAGVVMGIFGGLVGLDKSVRDLSPFTHTPVPSGSTTDWSGAWWMLAIAVVAAAVAVAAMRRRETGTA
- a CDS encoding o-succinylbenzoate synthase, with product MPTPLPTVPPLAELLAGAHVVSLPMRVKFRGIMERESLLLHGPAGWGEFCPFPEYGDAEASRWLAAAVEAGWQGFPAPLRSVIPVNATVPAVPADRVPDVLARFGRVDAVKVKVAEQGQTLDDDVARLAAVRSALPDAAVRVDANGGWDVPAAVEALTRLAVVGLEYAEQPVPTIEGLAQVRRALRGAGTPVLIAADESVRKESDPLRVARAGAADLIVVKVAPLGGVRRALDVVARAGLPAVVSSALDTSVGIRAGLALAAALPELPYACGLGTVSLFESDVTTDPLVADDGAIRLRDVAADAGLLERYAASAERRDWWLDRLARVHALLAAR